In Syntrophorhabdaceae bacterium, the genomic window GGGTCTTCCGACTGGTCCCTGAGGGTGGTTCCCAACAAGTTCCCGGCCCTCAGGATAGAAGGCACCCTCGACCGCGAAGGGTTCGGCATATACGACAAGATGAACGGTATCGGCGCCCATGAGGTTATCGTCGAGACGCCCAATCACGGGGAAACCCTTTCGGGCATGTCCGTGACCAGGGTTCAGGATGTATTCATAGCATATCGTGAACGGATACTGGACCTCATGAGAGACACGCGCTTCAAGTACATCATGGTCTTCAAGAACAACGGGTCCGTGGCCGGGGCATCCCTTGACCACGCCCATTCCCAGCTCATTGCCCTTCCCATCGTGCCAAGGCGGGTATCGGAGGAAATAGGCGGCGGGCTTACGTACTACAAGTACAAGGAACGATGCATCTTCTGCGACATCATAGCCCAGGAAAAAGAGGAAAATACACGTATTGTATATGAGAACACCCGCTACATAGCGATATCACCCTACGCCTCGCGCTTTCCCTTCGAGACATGGATCCTTCCGAAGCAGCACGGCGCAGTCTTTTCCGAGCACGACCCGGAGGACAATTACTACTCCCTGGCCGAGGCCCTTTCAACGATCCTGAGAAAGTACGTCAAGGTGCTCAACAACCCACCCTATAATTACATAGTCCATACGGCTCCGGCCGTGAATATCGACATGGAGCATTATCACTGGCATATCGAGATCATCCCACGCCTTACGAAAATGGCCGGCTTCGAATGGGGAACGGGATTCTACATCAATCCCACGCCACCCGAAGAAGCCACGACGTATCTGAGAGAAACAGAGATATGAGGGGGTAAAATGAAGATATTGATTGCTTCTCCCGAGATATTTCCCTTTGTGAAAACGGGGGGCCTTGCCGATGTCACCGGAGCCCTCCCGAAGGCCTTGAGAGACCTCGGGGTGGACGTCCGGGTCATCCTCCCCAAGCACAAGGGCATAGAGGAGCTTGGCTTTCCCATCCGGTACAGCAACCACCGGATATCCTGCCAGGTGTCGCAGTCTTTTGTCGACGCCGAGATAGTTGAGAGCGAATACGACGGCATAACGGCCTATCTCGTCGAAAAGGACGAATACTATTACCGTGATTACCTCTACAGCACGCCCGACGGCGATTACCTCGACAACGCCGAGCGCTTTATCTTTTTTGCCAAGAGCATCCTGGAAACCATCAAGGTGACGGGGTTCGTCCCCGATGTTCTCCATTGCAACGATTGGGAGACGGCCCTCGCGCCGGTCTTCTTGAAGACCGTCCACCAGAACGACCCCGAGCTCAGCCGCGTGGCGACCCTTATGACGATCCACAATCTCGGATACCAGGGGATATTCTGGCACTATGACATGCATCTTCTCAACGTCGGCTGGGAGTACTTTACGCCTGACTCCCTGGAATTCTTCGGCCACATAAATTTTCTCAAGGGCGGCATCGTCTTCGCAGACCTCTTGAGTACGGTGAGCAAGCAGTACAGCAGGGAGATCCAGACACCCGATTTCGGCTGCGGGCTCGACGGTGTCCTCACCACACGGCGGGAGGATCTCTACGGGATAGTCAACGGTATAGACTATGGGGACTGGAACCCCGAAACGGACAAGCACCTTCCCGGCCGCTACAGCGCAGAGAAGCGGGGGAACAAGGCGGCGTGCAAGAAGGCCCTTCAGCAGGCCTTCGATCTGCCCGTCAGCCCGAATATGCCGCTGGCGGCGACCATCTCCCGGCTTGCGGACCAGAAAGGGTTTGACCTCATCGCCGACTCCCTCGAAAAGATGAACGACCTCGGCATGCAATATGTCGTTCTGGGCACGGGCGAACGAAAATATCACGATCTCTTCACGGCACTGGCAAAGAAGTTTCCCGCATCCTTTTCGATAAGGATAGCCTATGACAACAAGCTGGCGCATCTCATGGAGGCAGGGGCTGACATGTTCCTCATGCCCTCCCGGTATGAACCCTGCGGACTGAATCAACTCTATAGCCTGAAATATGGCACCGTCCCTGTTGTCAGGGGCGTGGGCGGGCTCGAGGATACGATCATCGACCTGTCGAGTTTTCCCGAAACCGGAACGGGTTTCAAGTTCTATGAATATACGAAAGAGGCGATGTTGGACGCCATCGCCCGGGCACTGTCCCTGTACAAGGACAAGACGGCCTGGGCGAACCTTATCACCCGCTGTATGAAGGAAGACTTCTCCTGGGAAAAATCGGCCCGTGAATACGTTGAACTTTACAGAAAAGCAATGGCGAAGCATGAATCAAGCGGAACTGATCGGTAAGATCATTGAGATCTCGCACTCGAACCTCGAGCTGGCTGCGAGGATCAATGCGATCCTCAATATCATCTCGCAGGATCTCGGGTTCGACGAGGCCATAGTCTACACCTTCGACAAGGACAAGCGTCTTACCTGTCGATATGCGAACCAGAAAAGCACGCTTTTCGGAATATTGAGCCACTACCGGTGCCACATCGGAGAGGGCGTCGTCGGCAGCGTGGCGCAGAGGCGCTCCCCCCAGTACTTCACCTTCAAGGACATTTCGCCGAGATTCGGCTGCCTCTTCTATCCCGAACTGGACGATCATCTTGAAAAATTCAGGACCTTCTCCTTTCTTCCCCTGTCCGACGACAGCTACCTCTTCGGGGTCATCGTTCTGTGTTCACTTGGGCGCGATTCCCTCCAGGATCAGGAGAAGGTCCTCCTGTCCGTCATATCCCGCGAGCTTGGCGGTATATTGAGGGCTTTCGAACTCATCCTTTCATCGAAAAAGCGCATCAGCGAGCTGGCAATGTTGTCGGAGCTGGGTAAGGTCCTCACATCGAACGTGGGGCCCTACGAGCTTCTTAAGAACATTGCGCTCATCATTGCCAAGTCGCTCAGCGCCTCTTTTGTATCCGTCAAACTCGAATATCCCCTTCTCAAACTGGAGACGCAGCGCTTTACCTACGGCATAATCGATCCCGCCGCGAAGGATTACGTGGACCAGCTCGAAAAATCGGCCATCAAGCTCCTGCGCCCCGTCTCCCTGAGGAACGGCTCGCAGGAACAATTCGACAATCCCCCTGCGTTTTCCCTTTACTCGGCGCCAATTCTTTCCAAGAACCGGGTCCTCGGCACGATCACGCTTTGCGGCGAAAAATCGGACCAGCAGCACAGTATCGAGGAGAACGGTCAGTACATAATCAATACCATATCGAACTACATATCAAGCGGGCTTGAAAATACCCTCCTCAACACGCGGCTGAGAAACGTGGTACGCGAATTGACAGACGCCCAGAAAAGACTGATCGAACAGGAAAAGTTCCGCAGTCTTGGTGAAATGACAGCCAATATTGCCCACGAGATCAAGAACCCCCTTGTCATTATTGGCGGCTTCACCAAACGTTTGGCCAAAAAGATGCAGAACGACCACACGGAGAACCGTTATATCGACATCATTCTCAACGAGGTCTCACGCCTCGAGACGATCCTCAACGAAATACTCCATTATGTAAAAGAGAATCAGCCCTTCGAGGAATCCTGCAAGATCCAGGACTTCCTTGAAGATATTCTGTACATCCTGTCTTCCGACCCCTCGTGGGAATCGATCAAGATCGTCAGGGATTTCGACGTTGCCGTGGAGCCGGTTTCCTGCGACAGCCAGCAGATCAAACAGGTCTTCATCAATCTCCTGATGAATGCCTTCGAGGCCATGGGCGGCACCGGATCCATGTCAATGAAGATCCGGAAAGTGATGTATAACGAACAGCCCTTCGCCGCGGTGTCGATAACCGATACGGGAGGAGGCATCGACCCCGCCATCATCGACAACATATTCAACCCCTTCTTCACGACAAAAGAACGCGGCACCGGTCTTGGTCTTGCAATATCCAACAAGATCATCACGAACCACAAGGGACACATCGAGGTTGAGAACGTGGCTGGAAAGGGAGCGACATTCATCGTCTATCTCCCCATGAAAAATAACATGGTGCAAGAGGAGTTCGCATGAAAAAAGTGAGGGTGCTCGTCGTAGACGACGAGGAGAATATCAGGCTACTATTCAAAGAGGAACTCGAGGAGGAGGGCTATGAGGTGGAAGCCGCCTCCAACGGCATGGAGGCCCTGGAAAAACTGGAAAGCTCTCCCTTCGATGTCGTGGTCCTGGATATCAAAATGCCGGTGATGGATGGG contains:
- the galT gene encoding galactose-1-phosphate uridylyltransferase, producing the protein MPELRKDPIIDRWVIISTERGKRPVFFVEEAPPTKVAVCPLCPGNENMTPPEVYVVRPPGSAPGSSDWSLRVVPNKFPALRIEGTLDREGFGIYDKMNGIGAHEVIVETPNHGETLSGMSVTRVQDVFIAYRERILDLMRDTRFKYIMVFKNNGSVAGASLDHAHSQLIALPIVPRRVSEEIGGGLTYYKYKERCIFCDIIAQEKEENTRIVYENTRYIAISPYASRFPFETWILPKQHGAVFSEHDPEDNYYSLAEALSTILRKYVKVLNNPPYNYIVHTAPAVNIDMEHYHWHIEIIPRLTKMAGFEWGTGFYINPTPPEEATTYLRETEI
- the glgA gene encoding glycogen synthase GlgA, whose translation is MKILIASPEIFPFVKTGGLADVTGALPKALRDLGVDVRVILPKHKGIEELGFPIRYSNHRISCQVSQSFVDAEIVESEYDGITAYLVEKDEYYYRDYLYSTPDGDYLDNAERFIFFAKSILETIKVTGFVPDVLHCNDWETALAPVFLKTVHQNDPELSRVATLMTIHNLGYQGIFWHYDMHLLNVGWEYFTPDSLEFFGHINFLKGGIVFADLLSTVSKQYSREIQTPDFGCGLDGVLTTRREDLYGIVNGIDYGDWNPETDKHLPGRYSAEKRGNKAACKKALQQAFDLPVSPNMPLAATISRLADQKGFDLIADSLEKMNDLGMQYVVLGTGERKYHDLFTALAKKFPASFSIRIAYDNKLAHLMEAGADMFLMPSRYEPCGLNQLYSLKYGTVPVVRGVGGLEDTIIDLSSFPETGTGFKFYEYTKEAMLDAIARALSLYKDKTAWANLITRCMKEDFSWEKSAREYVELYRKAMAKHESSGTDR
- a CDS encoding ATP-binding protein, with the protein product MNQAELIGKIIEISHSNLELAARINAILNIISQDLGFDEAIVYTFDKDKRLTCRYANQKSTLFGILSHYRCHIGEGVVGSVAQRRSPQYFTFKDISPRFGCLFYPELDDHLEKFRTFSFLPLSDDSYLFGVIVLCSLGRDSLQDQEKVLLSVISRELGGILRAFELILSSKKRISELAMLSELGKVLTSNVGPYELLKNIALIIAKSLSASFVSVKLEYPLLKLETQRFTYGIIDPAAKDYVDQLEKSAIKLLRPVSLRNGSQEQFDNPPAFSLYSAPILSKNRVLGTITLCGEKSDQQHSIEENGQYIINTISNYISSGLENTLLNTRLRNVVRELTDAQKRLIEQEKFRSLGEMTANIAHEIKNPLVIIGGFTKRLAKKMQNDHTENRYIDIILNEVSRLETILNEILHYVKENQPFEESCKIQDFLEDILYILSSDPSWESIKIVRDFDVAVEPVSCDSQQIKQVFINLLMNAFEAMGGTGSMSMKIRKVMYNEQPFAAVSITDTGGGIDPAIIDNIFNPFFTTKERGTGLGLAISNKIITNHKGHIEVENVAGKGATFIVYLPMKNNMVQEEFA
- a CDS encoding response regulator, producing the protein MKKVRVLVVDDEENIRLLFKEELEEEGYEVEAASNGMEALEKLESSPFDVVVLDIKMPVMDGIQTLNAIKNRNKDQSVILCSAYGEFKQDLSSWVSDGYVVKSADTRELKETIKGILNQ